From a region of the Bacteroidia bacterium genome:
- a CDS encoding C4-type zinc ribbon domain-containing protein, with the protein MAKTKSQADEKSEISVQAKLKALFQLQDIDSKIDKIRTVRGELPIEVNDLEDIVAGLQTRMDNYEKEIAAYEENIVEKKNTIKESNAAIKKYEGQQNKVRNNREYDSITKELEFQNLEIQLSEKRIKEYKAGIASKKEIIEQSSEELAHRKKELKTKKNELEDIIKETEKDEAALLKKSKVAESLIEDRLLSAYKRIRSNAINGLGVVTVQRDACGGCFNKIPPQRQLDISMHKKIIVCEHCGRILVDASFATEKTAKASA; encoded by the coding sequence ATGGCAAAAACAAAAAGTCAAGCAGACGAAAAATCAGAAATCTCTGTTCAAGCCAAGTTAAAGGCATTGTTCCAGTTACAAGATATTGATTCTAAAATAGACAAAATCAGAACTGTAAGAGGAGAATTGCCGATTGAAGTGAACGATTTGGAAGACATTGTTGCTGGTTTGCAAACGCGCATGGATAATTATGAGAAAGAAATTGCGGCGTACGAAGAAAATATTGTGGAGAAAAAGAACACTATCAAAGAATCGAATGCTGCGATAAAAAAATACGAAGGACAACAAAATAAAGTACGTAACAATCGCGAATACGACTCGATTACAAAAGAGTTGGAATTTCAAAATTTGGAAATTCAATTGAGCGAAAAACGCATCAAAGAATACAAAGCGGGAATTGCTTCAAAAAAAGAAATTATCGAGCAATCGTCTGAAGAATTGGCGCATCGCAAAAAAGAATTGAAAACCAAAAAGAATGAGTTGGAAGATATCATCAAAGAAACAGAAAAGGATGAAGCTGCCTTGTTGAAAAAATCAAAAGTAGCGGAAAGTTTAATTGAAGATCGTTTGCTATCTGCGTACAAAAGAATTCGTTCGAATGCCATTAATGGCTTAGGTGTTGTTACTGTTCAGCGTGATGCTTGCGGAGGTTGTTTTAATAAAATTCCGCCACAACGTCAGTTGGATATTAGTATGCACAAAAAAATTATTGTGTGCGAACATTGCGGAAGAATTTTGGTAGATGCTTCTTTTGCAACTGAAAAAACAGCAAAGGCAAGCGCATAA
- a CDS encoding AcvB/VirJ family lysyl-phosphatidylglycerol hydrolase has protein sequence MLFICIAGIFFSSCSKPSSIHGNNPKNEKIKLAEKDSVADLPLLEFPAQGNSDTMAIVLSGDGGWKTLVDKLANYFVSKNIATVGLDTKKDFWKEEKPRVFAKQLQRIYNYYSFKWHKKNIIFVGFSMGSDVLPFGVNRLPHAIKKKISGVVMIAPSQSTKFEIKLINYIFPYRDGARVLPEVKRLKKYPLFIICDDNSYSLSIVLKKTNLNYIELPGGHYFGDAYDKLNKTIGHFLNLEPY, from the coding sequence TTGCTTTTTATTTGTATAGCAGGGATTTTTTTCTCGAGTTGCTCAAAACCCTCATCCATTCACGGAAATAATCCGAAGAACGAAAAAATAAAATTAGCTGAAAAAGATTCGGTGGCTGATTTGCCATTACTGGAGTTTCCGGCACAAGGCAATTCGGATACCATGGCAATTGTACTTTCAGGAGATGGCGGCTGGAAAACGTTAGTGGATAAATTGGCAAATTATTTTGTTTCTAAAAATATTGCTACCGTTGGCTTAGACACAAAAAAAGATTTTTGGAAAGAAGAAAAGCCGCGCGTTTTTGCCAAGCAATTGCAACGCATCTACAATTATTACAGTTTTAAATGGCATAAAAAAAACATCATTTTTGTAGGCTTTTCAATGGGATCGGATGTATTGCCATTTGGTGTCAATCGCCTTCCTCACGCAATCAAAAAAAAAATTTCTGGGGTCGTGATGATTGCTCCCAGCCAAAGTACGAAGTTTGAAATTAAATTAATTAATTATATTTTTCCTTATCGAGATGGTGCGCGCGTTTTGCCAGAAGTAAAACGCTTGAAAAAATATCCGCTGTTTATTATTTGTGATGATAATTCCTATTCACTTTCCATAGTCCTAAAAAAAACAAATTTAAACTACATCGAACTTCCAGGCGGGCATTATTTTGGCGATGCGTACGATAAACTCAATAAAACGATCGGTCACTTTTTAAATTTGGAACCGTATTAG
- a CDS encoding carboxy terminal-processing peptidase, whose protein sequence is MTKSKTIVSFLILTGFLLFVSYKGSDSNPEKRQVLEQMILDALNTAHFQPQDVNDSLSERIYKLYMKRLDFNKKFLVQSDVAQLKQYEFQLDDELKAGKFDFFDLSIKIIKERTAQDERFYKEILSKPFDFTTNDSIQTDPDKLAYAKDTNDLKQQWYIYLKYQTMARLADLINAQKADSTKKDTVVKKSFSQLEIDARQKVLKSNADFFKRLDGITENDRLSSYISTIANTYDPHTEYFAPKEKQNFDIAMTGQLEGIGAQLQQKDGNIKVTSIVPGSASWKEGELKAGDIIEKVAQGAAEPVDVIGMELDDAVQLIRGKKGTQVKLTVKKLDGSTLVIPIIRDIVVIDETYAHSAIIDNKNKIGYIRLPIFYTDFDRNGSRTCADDVKKELIKLEKENVKGIIIDLRDNGGGSLQDVVKMAGLFISQGPIVQVKSRNREAVPLNDKDPSIIYSGPLAVMVNTNSASASEIFAAAIQDYKRGIIIGSQATFGKGTVQQIFNLDDYLSGSYDSLKPMGSVKITIEKFYRINGGATQIKGVTPDIIVPYVYQYIDEREKDQDYPLPWDKIDAATYQTWNDPAINYQKIEAESEKRIAANPTYKLMEEEANYFKQEKKKTVFSLNLKTYQQEDKANRTYMKKYDAIYSVIPQMKISSLKEDALTMKTDTSKIARQDAWFKLLQKDVDLYEATSVINDMK, encoded by the coding sequence ATTTTCAACCGCAAGACGTGAACGACAGTTTGTCGGAGCGCATTTATAAATTGTATATGAAACGATTGGATTTCAATAAAAAATTTTTAGTTCAATCCGATGTAGCGCAATTAAAACAATACGAATTTCAATTGGACGACGAATTGAAAGCTGGTAAATTCGACTTTTTTGATTTGTCTATTAAAATAATTAAGGAACGCACCGCGCAAGACGAGCGTTTTTACAAAGAAATTCTTTCAAAACCTTTTGATTTTACGACCAATGATAGTATTCAAACCGACCCCGATAAACTCGCCTATGCGAAAGATACCAACGATTTAAAACAACAATGGTATATTTATTTGAAATACCAAACCATGGCAAGATTGGCAGATTTAATCAACGCGCAAAAAGCAGATTCAACGAAAAAAGATACGGTGGTGAAAAAAAGCTTTTCGCAACTCGAAATCGATGCACGCCAAAAAGTATTGAAATCAAATGCTGATTTTTTTAAACGTTTGGATGGCATCACGGAAAACGATCGCTTGTCTTCGTACATCAGCACCATCGCGAATACGTATGATCCACATACCGAATATTTCGCTCCGAAAGAAAAGCAGAATTTTGACATCGCCATGACTGGACAATTAGAAGGAATTGGAGCGCAATTGCAACAAAAAGACGGAAATATCAAGGTTACCAGCATTGTTCCAGGAAGTGCTTCGTGGAAAGAAGGAGAATTGAAAGCCGGAGATATTATTGAAAAAGTAGCGCAAGGAGCAGCTGAACCAGTAGACGTAATTGGAATGGAATTGGACGATGCGGTACAATTAATACGCGGAAAAAAAGGTACACAAGTAAAATTGACCGTAAAAAAACTGGATGGAAGTACATTGGTAATCCCAATTATCCGTGATATAGTGGTGATTGATGAAACCTATGCACACTCTGCTATCATTGATAATAAAAACAAAATTGGATACATTCGTTTACCTATTTTTTATACTGATTTTGATCGAAATGGTTCCAGAACCTGTGCCGATGATGTGAAAAAAGAATTAATAAAACTTGAAAAGGAAAATGTAAAAGGAATTATTATAGACTTACGCGACAATGGCGGCGGCTCTTTGCAGGACGTCGTAAAAATGGCTGGATTGTTTATTTCGCAAGGTCCTATTGTGCAAGTAAAAAGCAGAAATAGAGAAGCTGTACCATTAAATGACAAAGATCCATCCATCATCTACAGCGGACCTTTAGCCGTAATGGTGAATACCAACAGTGCATCCGCATCCGAAATATTCGCAGCTGCCATTCAGGATTACAAACGTGGAATTATTATCGGCTCGCAAGCTACTTTTGGAAAAGGGACAGTTCAGCAAATTTTTAATTTAGACGATTACCTTTCCGGAAGCTACGATAGCCTGAAACCAATGGGTTCTGTTAAAATTACGATTGAAAAGTTTTATCGCATCAACGGCGGAGCCACTCAAATAAAGGGGGTTACACCCGATATTATTGTTCCGTATGTGTATCAATACATTGACGAACGCGAAAAAGATCAGGATTATCCGCTGCCTTGGGATAAAATTGATGCGGCTACTTATCAAACATGGAATGATCCTGCCATCAATTACCAAAAAATTGAAGCCGAAAGTGAAAAAAGAATTGCAGCCAATCCTACCTATAAATTGATGGAGGAAGAAGCCAATTATTTCAAACAAGAAAAGAAAAAAACAGTTTTTTCACTCAATTTGAAAACCTATCAACAGGAAGATAAAGCCAACAGAACGTATATGAAAAAATACGATGCCATTTATTCAGTTATTCCGCAAATGAAAATTTCTTCCTTAAAAGAAGATGCGTTAACGATGAAAACGGATACTTCTAAAATTGCTCGCCAAGACGCGTGGTTCAAGCTGTTGCAGAAAGACGTGGATTTGTACGAAGCCACTTCCGTGATTAACGACATGAAATAA